The DNA window GTCTACTTTGTCAAATATAATATCTGAACCCTTTGGTTTCTTTGGTTGCTGAGGTTCTTCCACAATGGGAGCATCAATAACTTTTTTGATTCTGGAATAACTATCTGTCACTTTTAAATAATTCATCCAGTGCATTTCCATAGCAACAAAGGGTTTATAGAACTCTTTACTGATGACGATATAGATCAAATAAATCATAGGTTCTAAGGTTTTATTGAAGACAAGAACAATTCCCACAGTTGCCATCAACCAAAAAGATAGATCTATAAAAAAACCATATCGAGACAATACTTTTGCTCTGTATTTTGCAGCCTGTTTGCTGCTTTCACCAAAGCATGAAGTGGATGCTGTTAGCTTATGATCAAATTTTTTGCTTTCGGAAAAAGCCTTTAACAATGGGATTCCTTTCACATATTCAACAAATAGACTGACCATATCCGCAAGAAGATTTCCATTTTCTTCTTCAAGATGGCTTGCTTTTTTTAAACCCAATACTAATAAAAACAGTGCCATTGGAAGGAGGGAAATCATCAAAAGTCCCATTCTCCAGTCAATACTGAATAAATAGACAAGTAGGAGTATAGATACAATAAAATCTGCGCTCATTCTCGTCCACATATGTCCAACTACACTTTCCATATTGTCTACATCTTTATGAATAATGGTGCTTATTTCTCCTAAACGTTCGTTGGTATAAAATCCAAGAGAAAAAGATTTTAAGCGATAGACTATTTTTTCTCTAATTTTATAAACAATATCAAAGCCAGCAAAATGTTTTTGTATATCTGCTAAGATATTCGAACCGCCCTTTACAAGTAAGCAAATACCAAGTATAATCCAATACTTAGGCAAATCTGTATGATTATCTAAAAACAGTAATTCCAATATATGCAATGTTAATAGCATCATAGCAATACCAGTAAGTGCATAAATAACAAAACCGAAAATACTAATGGCTAATGAACGTTTCCCTTTAGAAGTTAGTGTATTTAAAATTTCTAAAATCAATTTGATCCCTCCTTGATATTCCAATGGTCTACCTTGTTTTGGTTATAAACCATTTTTTCATATAATTCACAACTTCTCATGAGTTCATCATGGTTACCCTTATGAATAATCTTTCCATGATCCATCACAACAATCTGATCTACATCTTTAATTGTGTTTAAGTGGTGAGCAATCATAATCACTGTTTTATCTTTACTTAAATCTTCAATAGCAGATTGAATATAGGACTCATTTTCAGCATCTACTGCTGCTGTTGCTTCATCTAAAATGATGATGGGTGCATCTTTTAAAATCATTCGTGCAATGGAGATACGCTGTTTTTCTCCACCAGAAAACTTCACACCAGCTTCGCCAGCAGTGGAATCGTATTGATCTGGCAATGACATAATAAAATCATGGATACGTGCTTTTTTAGCAGCCTCTACAATCTCGTCCATAGTAGCATCTGGTTTTCCAATGCGAATATTTTCCTCTATACTCATGTTAAAAAGGAATACTTCCTGCTGAACCATAGCCGTTAGGGCATTTAATTGTTTCTCTGACATGTCTTTTGTATCTACACCATTAATGGAAATCGTTCCGTTTTCTGGTTCCCAAAATCCCATCAACAGATTTGCTAGAGTACTTTTTCCGCAGCCAGAAGCGCCAACTAAAGCATTTTTACTACCCTTTCTAAAGGTTAGATTAATATTTTTCAAAGACTTTCCTTTTCCAGGATAGGAAAAATCTAAATCATGAATTTGAATAGTCCCATCTGTTATAGAGTTTTTTTGTTCTATTCTTTGAGGGGTAGGAACATTTAATACAGAACCGATACCTTTCATAGATTGATTGAAGACAACGTTGTAGTGCTGAAAAGTAGCTGTTTTAGCAATAGAAGATGTAAATGCCATACCTAATATGAGGGCAAGTATAAATTTAGGAACAGATATTTCTCCCATGGATAAGAAATAGGTTCCAAGGATGATGACCAGGACAACACCACCTTCCATGAATATATCAATCAGCCCCATTGGAATAGAAATGCCACCCATTGATTTTTTCATCCAGTACACATAATCCTTTGAAGATTTTATAGTCTTATCTGTTTTTGTTTCTTCTTTTCCAAAGGCCTTGATAACAGAGATATTTGTGATATATTCCATTAGATGGTCTTGCATGTTTTTTGTACTGTTAGCAAATATTTCAAACATTTTTTCCCATATAGGAGTAGACAGTTTTTTTGTTAGCTGCATAAGGGGTAGGGTAGAAATCATAACTAGTGCCAATCGCCAATCAAGTAGTAACATAACCAAAAATATAATCACTGGGAGTAACGTTGCAGACATGATTTCTGGCAAACCATGTGCAAGATAAATCTCAACCTGTTCCACATCATGTTGGATGATATTTGTTAAATCTCCGATCTTTCGTTCTTGAAAAAATCCTAAAGAGAGTTTTTTTAGATGACTGATTAATTGTAAACGTAAATCCATAAGGCAGTTATAAGCTGCATCGTGAGCTTTCCATGTGGAAACATAAGCGCAAACTGCTTTTAGGAAAAAAGATACAAGCATTAAGCCACAATCCACCCATATCATATTTCTTGTTAATGCCCCTTCAAATACCTTGCTCACCATATGGATCATGAGAACCTGAGGGAATAAATCCAACACAACCTTAAAGGCAATCATGATATTGGATATTCGATTTTTGCTTTTTACTTCTTTTACAAGTGATTTTTGATTCACTGTTTAGACCTCCTATCATTTTTATAATTCTTTAAATTGATGGATCGTATTAATACTTACAAAACTGAATTATGATTCAATTTTAGTTTAAAAAAATAATCTTTTTCATAAAAGAAAAAATGATTAAAATAATGAGTATAAATCAAAATTGAATATTAGTTCATTTTTAAAGTAAAAAAATACTATGTATAGATCATAGAGAATCCACCCCATTATAATAACATTTAGTTACGAGAGTCAGCATCTCTCTGGCAAAATTTTTGTTTTTATAATGTCTTGCAATCTCTAAAATACTTTCAGTAAAATTGCTTGCAAGAATATGAATAAGCATATCATCATAGTGATTAGTAGAAAATTGAGATAAACCAACGCGGATATGGTTTTCTAACATTTTGATGAGGGAGTCTTTGGCATTTTCATGCTTGGTTCCTTTGCTTTTATCCATTAATATAACTAAAATTTTATGGTTTTCTATTAATTCTAAAATATAGTCTTTAGATATATTTTCATATTTCTCAGAGGGGAGACCCATAGAAAGTTCTTCTTCTTTTAACATTTTTTCAAAACTCATATATACAGGCGAAACGATTGCATCAAAAAGTTTTTCTTTATTTTTAAAATAAGAATATACAAGACCAACAGATATACCTGCTTTATCTGCGATTTCTTTCATTTTTGTACTTCTAAAATCTTTTTCATAAAAAATGTTAAGTCCCGCATCAAAAATACGATCATAAATTTCTTTCTTTAATATTTGCGTCACGTTAATTCTCCTCTTCAACTTAATACTGAACGATGATTCATGTTTAACTATATGCTATTTTATTTTAAGAGTCAATAGCTTTTTTAAAGTACAATAAAATAATTTAGACATTATTTAGTATTGTTAGATAGTATATGCTTTTGCAGGATATTTTGATAGGATCAGGAGATTTATTCAAATCTGACCTTTTCTACAATATATGACAGAAGTAGTTATGGACATTTAGAAGGACAAGTTGTACAATGAAATAGAACACATGTTCTTATAAAATTTGAGGGGTGATTTTATGAAAAAGATTGAAGAACTTATAAAAATGGGCATATGTGTATTAAGCCCTACCTATCAAAAGAATGTAGGAAATGTGACAAAAATCATTACAAGAGATGGAGAAATTTTTATAGATCAGAGAACTACAAAGACTGTATTAAAGAGGATTGCTAAGTATTATACAATCCATCTGAAATCTTGTAGATCAAAATATGGAGAAATGTTGCATCAACGTTTTAATATACCGATTCTTCTAAATAAAAAACTACTGCTAATACCACTAAAAATGAGAAAACCCAAATTTAAAAAGGATGGGGCTAAAGGGTACATAAATCTTTATGATATTGAAAAAGTAACAGAAAAAGAGAAAAATATCATCATAAAACTAAAAAACAATATAGAGGTTATTACATTGGCTAGAATGAAAACCGTACAAGATCAAATAAACAAAGCCAAACTAATCTCAGGGGTCATATCTTTAAATTCAAAGGATGAGCAATCCTACCCATCAAAGGACTTTTATGCTGAATATAAAAGGCCAGCCACAAAAGGAGATATTGCAAAGCTTCAAGAGGAGTTTGAGAAGTTAAAAGGTGTGGTAGAAAAATCTTTTATTTCACAAAAACAACAAAAAATGGAGGAAATCAACTACTTTTATCGAAAATGATAGATAGTCATTCCCTTTGTGAGGATTGAAAATAGTAAATTATACTAAGATAAGGAGACTATGTCATGCTCGTAAATCGTATCAGTTTTATTATTGTTACTTTACTAATAATGATTACCCTATCCATATGTACAAAAAATACTGTTTTAGCAGGCGGAATTACTTTTATTACGGTAGTAGTGGGGTATATAATTATTGCATTTATACGCAGTAAAAAGAGGTTGAATATACTTGAAGAAAATTGCGATCCAAAGGCTTTTATAGAAGCTACAAAAAAACAAATGGAGATTACAGGGAAGAATCCTAAAATAAAAGCATATTTAACTATTGATCAGGCAGCAGGACTTATTTTAATGGGAGAATTCCAAAAGGCAAAGGAAATTTTGCTGTCTACCCCAAAATCTTATTTATCCGTAAAAAATGGAACACTCCTTGTATATACAATCAATTTAATATCTTGTTTGTATGAGCTCGGGGAAGTAGATGATGCAGAGGAACTATATGAAACACAAGTTCCCCTATTACCACCTGTAAATCAAAGAATGAGAATAGCAATGAAATTACTTATTGCAGAAAGATTTTTCTTTTTGAATAAATACGAAGAAAGTAAGGAACAGTTTCAACAATTATTAAAAGAGAAAATAAGCAAACGCAGAAAGTTGAGTATATTGTACAGGCTAGCACAAATAGATGAAAAAAATGGAAATCTCATAGCTGCACAAAAGAAATATAAAGAAGTAGCAGAGAATGGAAATCACTTGGGGATAGCAATACAAGCACAAAAACATCTACAATAAATATGAAAAAATAAAGAGGGATTGGATTAAAAGGGTCAGGTTTGAATAATTTATTTATTCAGGTCTGATTTTTTCTATAACTAAAAATGGTAAAATGGACCCATTAATTATGGAACTAATAGTAAAAATATTGAAATATTGGTAATTGTATAATAAAATGGTAATGCAACAATAGTATAGATAATTCATGAAGGGGTGTAATTATCTTAAAACATAATCTAAAGGGGAGTGGTCATATGGCTTATTTTTTAACAGATGATAATATGAAAATCTATTACGAGATTGAAGGGGAAGGACAACCAATTATTTTTATCCATGGTTGGACTTGTAATCATGAATTTTTTAAAAAACAAGTAAAGCAATTATCTAAGGATTATAAAGTGATTACGTATGATTTAAGAGGACATGGGGTTTCAGAGCGTCCTGAAAATGGGTTGACTATGGCTAGATTAGCAAAGGATTTAAGAAATTTAATAGATTATTTAGCATTAAAAGAGGTAGTTGTTGCAGGATGGTCTATGGGTACGACGATTATTTTAGAATATGTAAGACAATTTGGTTGTGAGCAGTTGAAAAAAATTTGCTTTATCGATATGACACCAAAAGTCATTGCAGATTCAGAGTGGAAGATGGGTTTGTTTGGTGAATTCAATCATCAAGATAATTTAAATCATATTGCCAGTGCAGCTGGAAATTGGCCAAAATTAATTGAAAGTTTTGTACCATCATTATTTGCAACTTCAGGATGCAGAATAAAAGAAGATATGGATTGGGCATTTGAACAAGTGAAAAAGAATACACCTCATGTAGTAGTAGATTGTTGGGTATCTATGTCTAATCAAGATTATAGACCAGAATTATCAAAAATTACGGTACCTTGTTTAATTGCTAGAGGAGAAGAAAGTGCATTTTGTACGCTAGAAACAGTTGAATATATGAAAAAAGAGATGCCAAAAGGGAAAGTAATAAATTATTCCAAATGTGGACATATCTTATTCATGGAAGAAGCTGAAACTTTTAATAAAGATTTTATAGAGTTTGTGAATGCTTTATAAAGGGTAGGATAAAAATTTTAAAATAGTCATAAAAGTCAAGCATGTATTCGCCAAAATTATACAGTTATAATGGCTGTATAGTTTTGGTGAATATTATCATAAAAGAAACAAGACCTAAGATCAAGTAGGGAGGTTTATATGAGCGCTAAGCAATTGTATTGGAAGTTAACATTAGTATTAGAATTAGTTACTTATGCAGTAATTATCCCTATAGCTGTTATTGGAACTTTTTTGATTGGGGATTTTTTTGGAGATAGGTTTTCACAAGGTGTTTTAGGATTAATGATTGCCGTTGCTGTAAATATTGCTGTAGGATTAATATTTAGAAAGAAATTATTATATGATTATTTAAAAGTACTATATGAAGATGGAGAACAGGAACATACGAAACTTTGTCAAATAAAAGAAGCTTTATTAAGGTTTCCTTTAAGAGAAGGAATCGTTATGTTTTTTAGATGGTTATTAGGAGTACCAAGTATTTTCTTTTGTACAAATTTATTTGTTGATATTTCTGGAAAACAATATTTTATTTCTTTGATCATAGGCTTTTGTTTAGCTATTATAGGATTTATGTGCAATTATCTTAATTCAGAAAAACTTTTATATGATATATTTTTAGAAAAAAAACTTTATAATATTGAAATAGAAGAATCAAAATATATTCAATTTGGATTAGATAAAAAAATATTATCTGTTATTTTATCTATGCTACTGTTAGCAACATATTGTTATACTTATTTAGGCTATAGTTTTCATATAGGGATACTTGATCAAAATAAATATGAAATTTATTTTATAAGTACCTTTATTTTATTAGCCTATGTGATTGTTGTATATGCGTATATATTCATAACAAATATGAAAAAGAATATACGACAAATAGAAATTGTCATTAATAGTATTGCAGAAAAAGATTTAAATGTAGATCTTGTAAGGATTACTTCTGATGAGTTAGGAAATATCAGTAGAGATGTATATATTATGAAAAGCACCTTTGAAAAATTTATTAAAGAAATTTCTAATCAAGCAGAGAAGAATAAATCTTATTCAGAAGAACTATCTACTTTATCTAATGAAACTTTAAGTGCAATAGATTTTGTTGCTGCATCTGTAGAAGAATTAGCCCAAGGAACATCTAATCAAGCATTAGAATCAAAAGAAGCTGTTTCAAAATTATTGACATTAGATCATGAGATGAATCATACAGGGGAAAATTCAAATTTAGTAAAAAAATATATTGATTATGCAGGAGAAGCTAGTAAAAAGGGCATTGGTGTTCTTGAAAATTTAAAATTTAAATTTGAAGATAATGTACAAATTACTGAAGATATTGCAAAAAACGTTTCTGACTTATCCAATCAATCATTGTTAATTGATGAGATTATTAATGCAATCACAGGGATTGCCAATCAAACAAATTTATTAGCATTAAATGCAAGTATAGAAGCAGCAAGAGCTGGAGAAGCAGGGAAAGGATTTGCTGTAGTTGCTGATGAAATAAGAAAACTTGCAGAACAAACAGATGCGTCAACGAATGATGTAAGAGAAATTATAGAAAAGATGCAATTAGGCGTAGAGATGACGAAAGAGAATGTAAAAAAAGCACAAATCATAATGAATGAAACAACACAAGTATCTGATCATGCTTATGAATCTTTTCAGCATATTAACAATGCAGTAGAACAAACTACTGAAAAGGTGAATAGTTTATTTACTAGCATACAAAAAATGAATGATGAGAAAGCAAGAGTGGTACAATCTATAGAAACCATATCAGAGATTACACAAGAAGCAGCAGCTTCTACAGAAGAAGTAAGTTCAAGTGCACAACAACAAGTAACGAGTATTAATAAAGTATCAGTAATGGCAAATGAATTAAAAAATTCTGGCGAAATACTGAAAAAAGAGGTTGGCAAATTTAAGCTTTAAACAAAATATGGGTGATGGACAGTTTAGTTGTTTAGTTAAAAAGATAGAGTACTTCTTAAGGAAGGAAATATCTTTTTTATTTTATAACAACCATAAAAAAATCTATAGTTACCATATATTGTATAGATTATTTCAATTATACTTTTACAAATTTATAAAATATAATAGGTGTAAAATAATGTGATGAGGGAGGCTTTTTAATGGGTTCAAAGGGAAGTACATTAACATTTGCAGCAATGGGGATTGTTATTAATATTGTATTTGGAACAGCTGTAAAAATGTTACATTTACCATTGTTATATTTAGATACAATAGGTACAATTTTTACATCAGTGATTCTAGGACCGTGGTATGGAGCCGTGACAGGAGGTTTAACAAATATAATACAAGGGGTTTTAACAAATCCTAAAAATATTCCCTTTGCATTAGTAAATATTGCTATTGGAGTAATTGTAGGTTTTATTGCAAAAAAATATAAGTTTGATTTTAAAACAGCAATAATTACAGGAGTAATTTTAGCAGTGATAGCCCCTCTTATTGGTACGCCTATTGCAGTATGGATCTATGGAGGAATAACAGGTGATGGAAATGACATTATTTTTACTTGGTTAGTACAATCAGGAAAAACAATTTTTACAGCAGCATTTATTCCTAGAATTACAGGAAATATTTTAGATAAGCTTGTTAGTTGTTTCCTTGTTGCATTATTAATCAATCGTATTCCAAATAGAATGATTAAAGGAAAACGTATCAATGCATAGATTACAAAAAGTTATTATTCTTTCACACTGTATATTGAATCAAAATACAGTAGTAAAACCGCTAGCAAGAGCAAAAGGAGCATATAATCGTATTGTAAAAAATATATTGGATTTAGATATTGGCATACATCAATTACCTTGTCCAGAGTATTTATTTTTAGGATTAGATCGAAAACCTATGAGCAAAAAAGCCTATGATTCATATACATATAGGAAAATATGCAAAGAGATTGCACTCTCTAGTATAAAAGTAATAAAAGAGTACATAAATAAACAATATGAAATCGTTGGTATAGTAGGGATTAACTGTAGTCCAACTTGTAGTATGAGTGGAGAGATGGGTATTCTAATGGAGGAATTATTAAAACTTCTACATGATGAAAAGATCAAGCTCCGTTTTTTTGAAATACCTACTAATTATAATGAAGATGGTGAAAACCAAGATATACTCAGTGAATTCCATGATTTCTTGAGTATGACCAACAAGGAACCTAGTAAATAAAGATAGAGTACTTCTTAAGGGGGAGGAAATATCTTTTTTTTACAATTCAAATATTATTTTTGATATAATAAAGATAAAGCAAATGATTCATAAAGGACGTGAAATGTTTTGACAAAGAAGCATGACTTTGATATAGCATGGAAATCTATATTAGAAGCTTTTGAAATAGAAATGGTAGAATTATTATTTCCAGAAATATTTGAAAAAATTGCATGGGAATTAGGAACTGAATCATTAGATAAAGAATTACAAGAAATACAAAGAGAAATATTTGATAAGGATAGTAGTGAAACAATTATATCAGATAAAATTATAAAAGTAAGGCTAAAAAATCAAGAAAGCAAAATATTGTTTATCCATGTGGAAGTACAAAGCTATAGTAGTGGACATGAAGTTTTTGGAGAAAGAATGTTTAGATACTTCTATAGGATATGGGATAAATTTAGATATAAATATGAAGATTATTCAGAAATAGTAGCAGCAGCCATATATACCTATAAAGGAAATCGAGGGAAAGATAAAAAATATGTATATAAACTGCCAGAGATGAAAAAAGAAATATTAGTATACAATTTTAAAACCATAGATGTAGAAAAAATCAAGTTTGAAAATATAAGTGAAGACAATCCATTAAAATTAGTTTTTAAAATGGCAAAAAGACTATTAGAAATAGGTGTTACAGACGAAGAAATATACAAGACGAAAATAGAATTAGCGGAAGAATTAAGAGGTTATGACAAAGTAAAAAATAACGAGCAGATTAAGGCTTTAGTAGATTTTTTAGAATATCTATTTTTACTTCAGGACCCAATATTAGAGAGTAAATATGAATTATATAAAAAAGCAATGGGAGGTGTATTTGATATGAGTATTGATGAGATAAGAAAAATACACTACACACAAAAAGGAAGAGAAGAAGGCGAAAAGAAAAAAGCAATAAAAATAGCACAAAACCTATTAAAAATGGGGTTAGATATTGAACAAGTAGCAAAGGCTTCAGAACTTAGTGTAGAGGAAGTAGAAGAGATCAAAAAGAAAATGATTCATTAATATCCATATTAAAAAGATAGAGTACTTCTAAAGAAGGAAATATCTTTTTTTTTATTTCACAAAATTAATCCCCAATTAAATACTAAACTATTAAAAAAATATCCATCTATAAATAGAAGAACTATATCATCCCTAAGTGGTATGAACTTATGCCATAGGATGAAATAAGAAATTTTTAGCAGGAGGGATTAACATGGCAGATCATAAAAAATATTATTACTTAAAACTAAAAGAAAACTTTTTCGATAGTAAAGAAATCAAAGTATTAGAATCCATGGAGAATGGCTACAAATATAGCAATTTGCTCTTAAAGCTTTATTTACAGTCCTTAAAATATGAAGGAGAACTAAAGTTTAACGAATTTATCCCATACAACGAAGAAATGATTGCAGCTGTTACACGGATGGACATTGACACCGTAAGAGTAGCACTAAGAATATTTAAGCAGTTAAAACTCATAGAAGTATTAGATGATGGAACCATATTCATGCTAGCTATTCAAGACTTTATAGGAAAATCTAGTACA is part of the Crassaminicella profunda genome and encodes:
- a CDS encoding ABC transporter ATP-binding protein; translation: MILEILNTLTSKGKRSLAISIFGFVIYALTGIAMMLLTLHILELLFLDNHTDLPKYWIILGICLLVKGGSNILADIQKHFAGFDIVYKIREKIVYRLKSFSLGFYTNERLGEISTIIHKDVDNMESVVGHMWTRMSADFIVSILLLVYLFSIDWRMGLLMISLLPMALFLLVLGLKKASHLEEENGNLLADMVSLFVEYVKGIPLLKAFSESKKFDHKLTASTSCFGESSKQAAKYRAKVLSRYGFFIDLSFWLMATVGIVLVFNKTLEPMIYLIYIVISKEFYKPFVAMEMHWMNYLKVTDSYSRIKKVIDAPIVEEPQQPKKPKGSDIIFDKVDFFYEEGEFSMKNISFTTPKHTLTALVGESGSGKTTVTNLLLRFWDVKKGSIRIGNVDIRDMNYDSLLDSISIVMQNVQLFADTIEGNIRIGKASATKEELIEAAKKARIHDFIMTLPKGYETIIGENGVGLSGGQKQRISIARAFLKDAPILILDEVTSNVDPVNEALIQEAISELTKNRTVLVIAHHLSTIRSADQILVFRNGNIVESGTHTELLTNTNGYYNMLWNKKTQRNFIEKQKDITEIAYQ
- a CDS encoding ABC transporter ATP-binding protein — protein: MNQKSLVKEVKSKNRISNIMIAFKVVLDLFPQVLMIHMVSKVFEGALTRNMIWVDCGLMLVSFFLKAVCAYVSTWKAHDAAYNCLMDLRLQLISHLKKLSLGFFQERKIGDLTNIIQHDVEQVEIYLAHGLPEIMSATLLPVIIFLVMLLLDWRLALVMISTLPLMQLTKKLSTPIWEKMFEIFANSTKNMQDHLMEYITNISVIKAFGKEETKTDKTIKSSKDYVYWMKKSMGGISIPMGLIDIFMEGGVVLVIILGTYFLSMGEISVPKFILALILGMAFTSSIAKTATFQHYNVVFNQSMKGIGSVLNVPTPQRIEQKNSITDGTIQIHDLDFSYPGKGKSLKNINLTFRKGSKNALVGASGCGKSTLANLLMGFWEPENGTISINGVDTKDMSEKQLNALTAMVQQEVFLFNMSIEENIRIGKPDATMDEIVEAAKKARIHDFIMSLPDQYDSTAGEAGVKFSGGEKQRISIARMILKDAPIIILDEATAAVDAENESYIQSAIEDLSKDKTVIMIAHHLNTIKDVDQIVVMDHGKIIHKGNHDELMRSCELYEKMVYNQNKVDHWNIKEGSN
- a CDS encoding TetR/AcrR family transcriptional regulator, producing the protein MTQILKKEIYDRIFDAGLNIFYEKDFRSTKMKEIADKAGISVGLVYSYFKNKEKLFDAIVSPVYMSFEKMLKEEELSMGLPSEKYENISKDYILELIENHKILVILMDKSKGTKHENAKDSLIKMLENHIRVGLSQFSTNHYDDMLIHILASNFTESILEIARHYKNKNFAREMLTLVTKCYYNGVDSL
- a CDS encoding tetratricopeptide repeat protein, whose protein sequence is MLVNRISFIIVTLLIMITLSICTKNTVLAGGITFITVVVGYIIIAFIRSKKRLNILEENCDPKAFIEATKKQMEITGKNPKIKAYLTIDQAAGLILMGEFQKAKEILLSTPKSYLSVKNGTLLVYTINLISCLYELGEVDDAEELYETQVPLLPPVNQRMRIAMKLLIAERFFFLNKYEESKEQFQQLLKEKISKRRKLSILYRLAQIDEKNGNLIAAQKKYKEVAENGNHLGIAIQAQKHLQ
- a CDS encoding alpha/beta fold hydrolase; amino-acid sequence: MAYFLTDDNMKIYYEIEGEGQPIIFIHGWTCNHEFFKKQVKQLSKDYKVITYDLRGHGVSERPENGLTMARLAKDLRNLIDYLALKEVVVAGWSMGTTIILEYVRQFGCEQLKKICFIDMTPKVIADSEWKMGLFGEFNHQDNLNHIASAAGNWPKLIESFVPSLFATSGCRIKEDMDWAFEQVKKNTPHVVVDCWVSMSNQDYRPELSKITVPCLIARGEESAFCTLETVEYMKKEMPKGKVINYSKCGHILFMEEAETFNKDFIEFVNAL
- a CDS encoding methyl-accepting chemotaxis protein; translated protein: MSAKQLYWKLTLVLELVTYAVIIPIAVIGTFLIGDFFGDRFSQGVLGLMIAVAVNIAVGLIFRKKLLYDYLKVLYEDGEQEHTKLCQIKEALLRFPLREGIVMFFRWLLGVPSIFFCTNLFVDISGKQYFISLIIGFCLAIIGFMCNYLNSEKLLYDIFLEKKLYNIEIEESKYIQFGLDKKILSVILSMLLLATYCYTYLGYSFHIGILDQNKYEIYFISTFILLAYVIVVYAYIFITNMKKNIRQIEIVINSIAEKDLNVDLVRITSDELGNISRDVYIMKSTFEKFIKEISNQAEKNKSYSEELSTLSNETLSAIDFVAASVEELAQGTSNQALESKEAVSKLLTLDHEMNHTGENSNLVKKYIDYAGEASKKGIGVLENLKFKFEDNVQITEDIAKNVSDLSNQSLLIDEIINAITGIANQTNLLALNASIEAARAGEAGKGFAVVADEIRKLAEQTDASTNDVREIIEKMQLGVEMTKENVKKAQIIMNETTQVSDHAYESFQHINNAVEQTTEKVNSLFTSIQKMNDEKARVVQSIETISEITQEAAASTEEVSSSAQQQVTSINKVSVMANELKNSGEILKKEVGKFKL
- a CDS encoding CD3073 family putative ECF transporter S component, with product MGSKGSTLTFAAMGIVINIVFGTAVKMLHLPLLYLDTIGTIFTSVILGPWYGAVTGGLTNIIQGVLTNPKNIPFALVNIAIGVIVGFIAKKYKFDFKTAIITGVILAVIAPLIGTPIAVWIYGGITGDGNDIIFTWLVQSGKTIFTAAFIPRITGNILDKLVSCFLVALLINRIPNRMIKGKRINA
- a CDS encoding CD3072 family TudS-related putative desulfidase; translation: MHRLQKVIILSHCILNQNTVVKPLARAKGAYNRIVKNILDLDIGIHQLPCPEYLFLGLDRKPMSKKAYDSYTYRKICKEIALSSIKVIKEYINKQYEIVGIVGINCSPTCSMSGEMGILMEELLKLLHDEKIKLRFFEIPTNYNEDGENQDILSEFHDFLSMTNKEPSK
- a CDS encoding Rpn family recombination-promoting nuclease/putative transposase; its protein translation is MTKKHDFDIAWKSILEAFEIEMVELLFPEIFEKIAWELGTESLDKELQEIQREIFDKDSSETIISDKIIKVRLKNQESKILFIHVEVQSYSSGHEVFGERMFRYFYRIWDKFRYKYEDYSEIVAAAIYTYKGNRGKDKKYVYKLPEMKKEILVYNFKTIDVEKIKFENISEDNPLKLVFKMAKRLLEIGVTDEEIYKTKIELAEELRGYDKVKNNEQIKALVDFLEYLFLLQDPILESKYELYKKAMGGVFDMSIDEIRKIHYTQKGREEGEKKKAIKIAQNLLKMGLDIEQVAKASELSVEEVEEIKKKMIH